A single window of Thiomicrorhabdus immobilis DNA harbors:
- a CDS encoding efflux RND transporter permease subunit: protein MAENQVPENAKPEAELNIAGKLAKAFIHSKITMMMVIAVTLAGIMAYLITPREYNPQIVVPAANIIVPKAGATPEEVNNMVVKPLETILSALPGVDHTFGYASNDFGVVTVQFEVGENQVDSLVKVYNQIMQNMDKMPPDTQEPLVKPINVDDVPVMTLAVTSQELSGYDLRDISLKLVENLRNIPGVSFSEVVGGKQRAINVWLDAQKIALTGLSLEAISDMLQGSNVSLPVGSVVNNNRNKLIRVNGYLGNAKEVGEIVIGANKGRPIYLKDIATISDGPQESESYTRIGFGPSSAIKSLGEQSSVTITLAKRPGTNAVDVANAVLERLDALKKSVIPANVDVVVTRNDGEKANAAVNLLMEHLAIAVGSVVVILVLFLGWREAGIVTLTVPLILFVVLFIGMIADQTINRITLFALILSLGLLVDAAIVVIENIHRHIHEGFDPENFDEVLIKATNEIGNPTNVATIAVILAFIPMLFVTGMMGPFMAPIPFNVPVAMIASLVVAYILVPYAAYRLLGKNAIKEMQARESLETHHVHKEDWMQKLYVKAINPMIESRTKRNVFLFVVLLTLIGAMLQPALQFMRDDGMNNPLHPAGVEVKMLPYDNTSTFLVQIDMPEGTALEATDRVVRHVGDRLSTTKFVTDYSVYLGNHAPIDFAALVRGDLIKQGANFAQIRVNLVNKHDRDLSSHAIVEQLNLDLNELRKTFPSANIKLYETPPGPPVTTQIMAELYGPDYEKLREASIEVGKAFNQIYGLINVDDSVTADNMSYQINIDREQANLLGVAPAQVGKMLRDYINGFELGYMHLDNVREPVDIIVRLPRSERTVAEQMMSLQVQSRSGESVPLSAVAKIEQVLYAKPILGRDQHQMVMIGGELLQSSPVYSVLSLDKMLDGVKLPESGVTFHTANLGFVQAQPDDVMNYTILWGGEMRLTLDVFRDMGSAFIVALVFIYLILVGYYKSFMMPVIVMGAIPLTMIGVFPGHWLTGQAFTATSMIGVIALAGIVVRNSLLLIDFILEYRAEGKTLKDAVIEAGKVRFRPILLTALAIMFGSMIMITDPVFGGLAVSLIFGTLSSTVLTLLVIPLMYYIWQWHGGVKQQEALAKQSSIV from the coding sequence ATGGCGGAGAATCAAGTGCCAGAAAACGCCAAACCTGAGGCGGAGTTGAATATAGCCGGTAAACTTGCGAAAGCGTTTATCCACTCAAAAATAACCATGATGATGGTGATTGCGGTAACACTTGCTGGAATCATGGCTTATCTAATTACACCGCGCGAATACAATCCCCAGATTGTTGTGCCTGCGGCCAATATTATTGTTCCTAAAGCGGGTGCGACACCTGAAGAAGTGAATAATATGGTGGTCAAGCCACTGGAAACCATTTTAAGTGCTCTGCCAGGAGTCGATCATACTTTTGGCTATGCTTCAAATGATTTTGGTGTGGTCACTGTGCAATTTGAAGTGGGTGAAAACCAGGTGGATAGTTTGGTTAAGGTTTATAACCAAATTATGCAAAACATGGATAAGATGCCTCCGGATACCCAAGAGCCATTGGTTAAGCCAATCAACGTTGATGATGTTCCTGTCATGACCTTGGCGGTCACTTCACAAGAGTTATCGGGGTATGACTTACGTGATATCTCTTTGAAGTTAGTGGAAAATCTACGCAATATTCCTGGTGTGTCCTTCTCTGAAGTCGTCGGTGGGAAGCAGCGTGCGATTAATGTTTGGTTAGACGCGCAGAAAATTGCCTTAACCGGGCTGTCGCTAGAAGCCATCAGCGATATGTTGCAAGGTAGTAATGTTTCGTTGCCCGTGGGTTCTGTGGTTAACAATAACCGTAACAAATTGATTCGTGTTAACGGTTATCTGGGTAATGCCAAAGAAGTCGGTGAGATAGTGATTGGTGCGAACAAAGGTCGCCCAATCTATTTAAAAGATATTGCCACCATCAGTGACGGGCCTCAAGAGTCTGAAAGCTATACTCGTATTGGTTTTGGCCCAAGTTCCGCGATTAAGTCTTTAGGTGAGCAGTCGTCAGTTACCATCACTTTAGCGAAAAGACCAGGTACCAATGCTGTGGATGTGGCCAATGCCGTTCTTGAGCGTTTGGATGCTCTTAAAAAATCGGTTATTCCGGCTAATGTTGATGTGGTTGTCACACGTAATGATGGCGAAAAGGCTAATGCAGCAGTCAATCTGCTTATGGAGCACTTGGCGATTGCGGTAGGTTCCGTTGTGGTTATTCTGGTTCTATTCCTGGGCTGGAGAGAAGCGGGTATTGTGACATTAACCGTGCCGTTGATTTTATTCGTTGTATTGTTTATCGGTATGATTGCTGATCAAACAATCAACCGTATTACCCTTTTTGCGTTAATTCTTTCTTTAGGGTTATTGGTGGATGCGGCCATCGTCGTTATAGAGAATATTCACAGGCATATCCATGAAGGCTTCGATCCCGAAAATTTTGATGAAGTGTTGATTAAGGCCACCAATGAAATTGGTAATCCAACCAATGTAGCAACCATTGCGGTTATCTTGGCCTTTATTCCAATGTTGTTCGTTACCGGTATGATGGGGCCGTTTATGGCGCCGATTCCGTTTAACGTGCCTGTAGCGATGATTGCCTCATTGGTGGTGGCTTATATTCTAGTCCCTTATGCGGCTTATAGACTATTAGGTAAAAATGCCATTAAAGAGATGCAGGCTAGGGAAAGTCTAGAAACGCATCATGTGCATAAAGAAGATTGGATGCAAAAGCTTTATGTTAAAGCGATTAATCCGATGATTGAAAGCCGTACCAAACGTAATGTGTTTCTATTTGTTGTATTGTTGACTTTAATTGGCGCCATGCTTCAGCCTGCGCTACAGTTTATGCGTGATGATGGTATGAATAATCCACTTCATCCTGCGGGGGTTGAAGTGAAAATGTTGCCTTATGACAATACCAGCACTTTCTTGGTGCAGATTGATATGCCTGAAGGTACTGCTTTAGAAGCAACGGATCGTGTGGTTCGGCATGTTGGTGATCGCTTGTCTACAACTAAGTTTGTTACTGATTACAGTGTTTACCTAGGTAATCATGCGCCAATCGACTTTGCGGCATTGGTGCGTGGTGACTTGATTAAGCAAGGGGCTAATTTTGCGCAGATTCGAGTGAATCTTGTGAATAAACATGACCGTGATTTGTCTTCACACGCAATTGTTGAACAGCTTAATTTGGATTTGAATGAACTACGTAAGACGTTCCCATCAGCCAATATTAAGTTGTATGAAACGCCTCCAGGACCACCTGTAACCACACAGATTATGGCCGAACTTTATGGTCCGGATTATGAGAAATTACGTGAAGCATCGATTGAAGTAGGTAAAGCCTTTAATCAAATTTACGGTTTAATCAATGTGGATGACTCGGTTACGGCAGATAACATGAGTTATCAAATCAATATCGACCGTGAGCAAGCTAATCTATTAGGAGTGGCGCCTGCTCAAGTAGGTAAAATGTTGCGTGACTATATCAATGGGTTTGAACTTGGTTATATGCACCTGGATAATGTCCGTGAGCCGGTTGATATTATCGTGCGTTTACCACGTTCGGAAAGAACCGTTGCTGAACAAATGATGTCTTTACAGGTTCAGTCACGTTCAGGTGAGTCTGTGCCTTTATCTGCAGTGGCTAAAATTGAACAGGTGCTTTATGCCAAGCCGATTTTAGGGCGTGACCAACATCAAATGGTGATGATTGGTGGTGAGTTACTGCAATCAAGCCCTGTATATTCGGTATTGTCATTAGACAAAATGCTGGATGGTGTTAAATTGCCTGAATCCGGTGTGACTTTCCATACAGCCAACCTAGGGTTTGTACAGGCTCAGCCGGATGATGTTATGAATTACACTATCTTATGGGGTGGTGAGATGCGTCTGACCTTAGATGTGTTCCGTGATATGGGGAGTGCATTTATTGTCGCGTTGGTGTTCATCTACCTGATTTTGGTTGGTTATTATAAGTCGTTTATGATGCCGGTTATTGTTATGGGAGCGATTCCGTTAACCATGATAGGGGTCTTCCCAGGGCATTGGTTGACCGGTCAGGCCTTCACCGCAACGTCGATGATTGGGGTTATCGCCTTAGCGGGTATCGTTGTGCGAAATTCGCTATTGTTAATTGACTTTATCTTAGAGTATCGAGCTGAAGGTAAAACGTTGAAAGATGCGGTAATCGAAGCTGGTAAGGTGCGTTTCCGTCCAATATTGTTAACGGCACTTGCGATTATGTTCGGTTCGATGATTATGATTACCGATCCTGTATTCGGTGGATTGGCGGTATCGTTAATCTTTGGTACTCTGTCGTCAACCGTATTGACTCTGTTGGTTATTCCATTGATGTACTACATCTGGCAGTGGCATGGCGGGGTTAAACAGCAAGAGGCTTTAGCAAAACAGTCGAGTATTGTTTGA
- a CDS encoding efflux RND transporter periplasmic adaptor subunit — MKQISKVIGMSLLAVTFGLTGCGGQESEEVAQKSAKTIKADVVTVTLGTIPLTSVVPGAVVPDQKAQIASRLMGYIKNLDVQVGQEVKRGDLLFSIDSGDIKSQISQANSAYQQALAALTDANLDYNRFTKLYKEDSVSKQQYDKIKLQYSVAQENLASAKSALDQAKSQLNYANVKAPFDGVIVQKMAVAGSLAAPGNPIVVMENLKSLSVQTQVSADLYAVLRNGDSAQVLIDGIKKPFVGTIYTLVSAADPKTRTHTVKLSLPNVNDVNSGTFARVSFKRGERQTMMLPASAIVNRAGIEGVFVVENGRAFFHMVRTGAVMDGMVEVQSGLALGEQIVINNNQEMLNGDIVDSASTEKTVTPAEGA; from the coding sequence CATTAAGGCGGATGTCGTGACCGTTACATTAGGTACCATACCTTTGACTTCTGTGGTTCCTGGAGCGGTTGTGCCTGATCAAAAAGCACAGATCGCTTCTCGTTTAATGGGCTATATCAAAAACTTGGATGTTCAGGTCGGTCAAGAAGTTAAGCGTGGTGATTTGTTATTCTCAATCGATTCAGGCGATATTAAAAGCCAAATTTCTCAAGCCAATTCTGCTTATCAGCAAGCTTTAGCGGCATTGACCGATGCCAATTTGGATTACAACCGTTTCACTAAACTTTATAAAGAAGATTCCGTCTCTAAACAGCAATATGACAAAATCAAGTTGCAATATAGTGTGGCTCAGGAAAATCTGGCATCGGCCAAGTCGGCTTTAGACCAGGCAAAATCACAGTTGAACTATGCTAATGTTAAAGCTCCTTTTGATGGTGTTATTGTTCAAAAGATGGCCGTTGCAGGTTCATTAGCCGCGCCAGGAAATCCAATCGTTGTTATGGAAAACCTTAAGTCTTTGAGTGTGCAAACTCAAGTTTCTGCCGATTTGTATGCAGTGCTTAGAAATGGTGATTCAGCTCAGGTATTGATTGATGGTATTAAAAAACCGTTTGTTGGGACTATTTATACCTTAGTGAGTGCGGCCGATCCTAAAACGCGTACACATACGGTCAAGTTGAGCTTGCCGAATGTGAATGATGTCAATAGTGGAACTTTTGCTCGTGTTAGCTTCAAACGCGGTGAGCGTCAAACTATGATGTTGCCAGCATCGGCGATTGTGAATCGTGCGGGTATTGAAGGTGTGTTTGTGGTTGAAAACGGGCGTGCTTTTTTCCATATGGTTCGTACGGGTGCGGTCATGGATGGAATGGTTGAAGTACAATCTGGTTTGGCTTTAGGTGAGCAGATTGTCATCAACAATAATCAAGAAATGCTAAATGGCGATATTGTTGACTCTGCGAGTACAGAAAAAACCGTGACACCAGCTGAAGGAGCGTAA